From a single Streptomyces sp. NBC_00237 genomic region:
- a CDS encoding type I polyketide synthase: MADQTAARTYGRHEPIAIVGIGCRLPAQIEDPTALWQALLQGVDAVREVPADRWNATAWADAEASGRAANRRGGFLDDVTGFDAEHFGIPPAEARQMDPQQRIALEVACAAVEDARRSTASLAGTRTGVFLGAMWQEYPLFTHGAAEAIHAHSAIGWDNSVIPSRIAYALGLRGPAMAVATASSSSLVAVHLAVQSLRSGESDFALAGGVNLMLHPNTSVAMTKLGTQSPAGLCRAFDGDGDGYARGEGCAVVVLRRLSDALADGDRVYALVHGSAVNNDGATDGLTAPSHEAQAEVLRSAWENAGIAPCEVAYVEAHGTGTPLGDVTEAGALGTVFGPDRPAPLRIGSAKTNFGHLEPAAGVLGLIKTALAVHHGTIPPSLHFRTPNPRIDFPAEGLEVVTEAAAWPTGPRFAGVSSFGYGGTNAHVALGEAPEGAPVQALPDAGGPVCLAVSGTGPYALARNAARLASHLGQSPGTRLSDVAYSLATTRTQHTARGVVIAGTAGEAVAGLRALAADESHGAVVTGAAAGRGRVAFVFPGQGAQWWGMGQSLWEQNDAFREAVTACDEALAPHTGFSVAATVRGQDGLAPSFTRTDVVQPALFAMYVGLAAMWRAWGVEPEAVVGHSQGEVAAAVVSGALSLADGARIVALRARAVHEHAPDGAMGLVERPVGEVVEELAAYGEALSVAVVNTARSTVVAGDVEAVDRLLARMEATGAYCQRVDVDYASHSPHMDALLPALREQLTGLAPVDAGIAFYSSVTGQRAAGPELGADYWCRNLREPVRFDRALERLRADGFGIFVEVSPHPVLQIALAQGTEADGSAVVVGSLRREHGGIEQALRALAELHVHGVPIPWKRVFSASGARRTDLPTYAFEHRGYWLDEHDDALPVVTSASWREDVMALPEAERLGSMVALVTEEAAALLGRSAEDVRPDTTLREQGCDSLLVIELRNRLSARTRVALPTVLAFDYPTPQAIAALLLTHADARHETPEVATVVAAPPGRPDDDDPVVIVSMACRLPDGIDTPEAFWELLVDGREASSPFPQRWDGWDLSTLEDAERAATGRRFERKGGFVRDVEDFDAAFFGLSPREALSLDPQQRLVLEVVWEALERANLRTASLDGSTTGVYLGAMSSDYDVAGRWDVESSDGYKITGNGSSLISGRVSYLLGLSGPALTIDTACSSSLVALRLACEALRSGECDLALAGGVTVMSTPQIFVEFSRLNGLAADGRCKSFADDADGTSWAEGCGVLVLKRLSDARRDGDRVLAVVRGTAMNQDGRSQGLTAPNGLAQQRVLRSALADGGLAPADIDAVEAHATGTVLGDPIEAGALAAVFSGRVRPLRLGSAKSNIGHAQAASGVIGVIKMVMALQHELLPRTLHVDKPNTRIDWTGGELELLRQPRQWPRTRRVRRAGISSFGISGTNTHVIIEEAPAAVVADRPGDDLVHPLVISGTDPAALRAQAQHWAEWLDARPSASMRDIAHTSAVGRTHFDARAVVFAGDALDAAEALRAVEPGSGSGTARGKTAFVFGGQDAQPSGTSGELLEQSAVFRDTVAECDAVLSPLTGWSVLKVLRGEEDVTGVDVLPCTLFATHLGRAALWRSWGVEPTAVVGDVQGEVAAAVVSGALSLEDGARVVALRARARSGDAVGGAMSGIVPARTSVPFYSGRTGEVVPGQELGGDYWFRDLPEPLGLDHARERLRGAGFGVFVEVGPPSEGASGGVDGLWRAAATLFERGFPLDWERVLGSRGVGKADIPTYAFQRQRFWLGGVPAGPVSVTAGRSADGHPWFDAITTLAGGGGHLFTGRLSLDESPWLADHVVQGQVYVPGAGLLDAALFAARTAGADAVADLTLLEPVVLLPGRTLRIQATVGDPDTHGRRPFAFYSQPEDPEAPEDTDGPLSWQRHATGECVTRACVDATLPPPDMGNWPVPDARVLDVEAFYGRALANGLDYGPAFRGLRELACRDGVYHARVSLSAALDPADHGLHPSLFDAALQVVVAGLMEAGAAPGPLVPFIWSDVELYRAAGRQLTVRVSFEPGGGGGLAAATVCLADPEGHLVARIGGLTFQHGRRRGHPSTEHLYRVGFDVVDPVVETSGPAGTLVVGDAELGAGLGADVVPDLDALVKRLDDRADAPRRLLFALADGASAPSYDAERSAAEALRTLQVCLGDARLQDAELIWITRDAVSSSPADQVGNWVHASVWGMVRTARTEQPERFLRLIDLGPGTPDLRLLARVIETGGEPECVLRGETALVPRARPTVGEVDALVLPDEGGWHVHRREDDQLDVITATHDEGAPEPVGPQDVRVRVRAAAMSPERTQVLEFAGTVMEVGSGVTSLHAGDRVTGSAAGALGDQISVDGAALRPMPAHLTFAQAAAEPSPHGAPQDKGTFTAFDVRDAPYALRHAQQNAAHKTVLTLPRRLDPDGTVLITGGLGELGSALAAHLVRAHGARRLVLLSRRGGNAPEAASFVRELEAAGAERVDLVAGDVADRAAVAAVLEGIHPRHPLTAVFHLAGVLDDGLVQGFTAERLHRVMAPKVQGARLLDELTERLDLAAFVLFSSAAGTLGTAGQSGYAAANATLDALAANRRKRGLAGLSLAFGLWEQAGVGMTAHLGKAELGRLRRQGIGALTLAEGLHALDVALARPETQLMPVRLELASLRHALGDAPAPPLLRGLVRRTTEGRRAEAPETAQSFDTRMADASAAERPALLLDLVRSEVAGVLGLPGPDSVPADRALRSLGIDSLTMVELRKRLAKRLNVTLPATLVFDYPTADAIVGLLLHDATPLRGNEK; the protein is encoded by the coding sequence GTGGCTGACCAGACCGCCGCCCGGACGTACGGCCGCCACGAGCCGATAGCGATCGTCGGCATCGGTTGCCGACTGCCGGCACAGATCGAGGACCCGACCGCCCTCTGGCAGGCTCTGCTCCAGGGCGTCGACGCGGTGCGTGAGGTGCCGGCCGACCGGTGGAACGCCACCGCGTGGGCCGACGCGGAGGCGTCCGGCCGGGCGGCGAACCGTCGAGGTGGATTCCTCGACGACGTCACGGGATTCGACGCGGAGCACTTCGGCATCCCACCGGCCGAGGCACGGCAGATGGACCCGCAGCAGCGAATCGCCCTGGAGGTGGCGTGTGCCGCCGTCGAGGACGCGCGCCGTTCCACCGCGAGTCTCGCGGGCACGCGCACCGGCGTCTTCCTGGGCGCGATGTGGCAGGAGTACCCGCTGTTCACGCACGGTGCCGCCGAGGCGATCCACGCCCATTCGGCCATCGGCTGGGACAACTCGGTGATCCCGTCCCGCATCGCCTACGCGCTGGGGCTGCGCGGTCCCGCGATGGCCGTGGCGACCGCGTCGAGTTCCTCTTTGGTCGCGGTGCACCTCGCCGTGCAGAGCCTGCGCTCCGGCGAGTCGGACTTCGCCCTTGCCGGTGGTGTCAACCTGATGCTGCACCCGAACACCTCGGTGGCCATGACGAAGCTCGGCACGCAGAGCCCTGCCGGCCTGTGCCGGGCCTTCGACGGTGACGGCGACGGCTACGCCCGAGGCGAGGGCTGCGCCGTCGTCGTGCTGCGGCGACTGTCCGACGCGCTCGCCGACGGCGACCGCGTCTACGCGCTGGTACACGGCAGCGCCGTCAACAACGACGGCGCGACAGACGGACTGACCGCCCCCAGCCACGAGGCGCAGGCGGAGGTGCTGCGGTCGGCGTGGGAGAACGCCGGAATCGCGCCGTGTGAGGTGGCGTACGTCGAGGCGCACGGCACGGGCACACCCCTGGGCGACGTGACGGAGGCGGGAGCGCTCGGCACCGTGTTCGGGCCCGACCGCCCCGCGCCGCTGCGCATCGGCTCGGCGAAGACGAACTTCGGCCATCTCGAACCGGCGGCCGGTGTGCTCGGGCTCATCAAAACCGCGCTCGCGGTGCACCACGGCACCATCCCGCCGAGCCTGCACTTCCGCACGCCGAACCCGCGCATCGACTTCCCCGCCGAAGGTCTGGAAGTGGTGACGGAGGCCGCCGCGTGGCCGACCGGCCCGCGGTTCGCGGGAGTGAGCAGCTTCGGCTACGGCGGCACCAACGCGCATGTCGCCCTCGGCGAGGCGCCCGAGGGCGCGCCGGTACAGGCCCTGCCGGATGCGGGCGGTCCCGTCTGCCTGGCGGTGTCCGGCACGGGCCCGTACGCGTTGGCGCGCAACGCCGCACGGCTGGCGAGCCACCTCGGGCAGTCGCCCGGGACGAGGCTGTCCGACGTCGCCTACTCGCTGGCGACGACCCGTACGCAGCACACCGCGCGCGGTGTGGTGATCGCCGGGACGGCGGGCGAGGCGGTGGCCGGTCTGCGGGCGCTCGCTGCGGACGAGAGCCACGGCGCGGTGGTGACGGGCGCGGCTGCCGGGCGCGGTCGGGTCGCTTTCGTCTTCCCCGGCCAGGGCGCCCAGTGGTGGGGGATGGGCCAGTCGCTGTGGGAGCAGAACGACGCGTTCCGCGAGGCCGTGACAGCCTGCGACGAAGCCCTCGCCCCGCACACCGGGTTCTCGGTCGCCGCGACGGTGCGTGGACAGGACGGTCTCGCGCCGTCCTTCACGCGCACGGACGTGGTGCAGCCGGCGTTGTTCGCGATGTACGTCGGTCTCGCCGCGATGTGGCGCGCCTGGGGCGTCGAGCCCGAGGCCGTCGTCGGCCACAGTCAGGGTGAGGTCGCTGCGGCGGTCGTCAGCGGGGCGTTGAGCCTGGCGGACGGCGCTCGCATCGTGGCGTTGCGCGCCCGGGCCGTGCACGAGCATGCGCCGGACGGAGCGATGGGCCTCGTGGAGCGCCCGGTCGGCGAAGTCGTCGAGGAGCTGGCGGCCTACGGCGAGGCGCTGTCCGTCGCGGTGGTGAACACCGCGCGGTCGACCGTGGTGGCCGGGGACGTCGAGGCGGTGGACCGCCTTCTCGCGCGGATGGAGGCCACCGGTGCGTACTGCCAGCGCGTGGACGTGGACTACGCGTCGCACAGCCCGCACATGGATGCGCTGCTGCCCGCGCTGCGCGAGCAGCTCACGGGCCTGGCCCCCGTGGATGCGGGGATCGCCTTCTATTCGAGCGTGACGGGGCAGCGGGCCGCCGGGCCGGAGCTCGGCGCGGACTACTGGTGCCGCAACCTGCGCGAGCCGGTGCGCTTCGACCGTGCGCTGGAGCGCCTGCGAGCGGACGGGTTCGGGATCTTCGTCGAGGTGAGTCCGCATCCGGTGCTCCAGATAGCCCTGGCACAGGGAACCGAGGCCGACGGGTCGGCCGTCGTGGTGGGCAGCCTGCGCCGCGAGCACGGCGGGATCGAACAGGCGCTGCGGGCGCTGGCAGAGCTGCACGTCCACGGGGTCCCGATCCCGTGGAAGCGGGTGTTCTCGGCTTCTGGTGCACGCAGGACGGACCTTCCGACGTACGCGTTCGAACACCGCGGTTACTGGCTGGACGAACACGACGACGCGCTCCCGGTCGTCACCAGTGCTTCGTGGCGCGAGGACGTGATGGCGCTGCCGGAAGCCGAGCGTCTGGGCTCCATGGTCGCACTCGTCACGGAGGAGGCCGCGGCCTTGCTCGGCCGGTCGGCGGAAGACGTGCGCCCCGACACGACGCTGCGCGAACAGGGTTGTGACTCCCTCCTGGTGATCGAGCTGCGCAACCGGCTCAGCGCACGGACACGGGTCGCGCTGCCCACCGTTCTCGCCTTCGACTACCCCACACCGCAAGCGATCGCGGCACTGCTGCTGACGCACGCCGACGCGCGGCACGAGACCCCGGAAGTCGCGACCGTCGTCGCGGCACCGCCCGGGCGGCCCGACGATGACGACCCTGTCGTGATCGTGTCCATGGCCTGCCGTCTCCCGGACGGAATCGACACGCCCGAAGCGTTCTGGGAACTGCTCGTCGACGGCCGCGAAGCCTCCTCCCCGTTCCCACAGCGCTGGGACGGCTGGGACCTCAGCACGCTGGAGGACGCGGAGCGCGCCGCCACCGGCAGGCGCTTCGAGCGCAAGGGCGGCTTCGTACGCGACGTCGAGGACTTCGACGCGGCGTTCTTCGGGCTCAGCCCGCGTGAGGCGCTGTCCCTGGACCCGCAGCAGCGGCTCGTCCTGGAAGTCGTGTGGGAGGCACTCGAACGGGCCAATCTGCGCACTGCGTCCCTCGACGGCAGCACCACGGGTGTCTACCTCGGCGCGATGAGTTCGGACTACGACGTCGCCGGGCGCTGGGACGTCGAAAGCAGCGACGGCTACAAGATCACTGGCAACGGGTCGAGCCTGATCTCCGGGCGTGTGTCCTACCTCCTCGGCCTGTCCGGCCCTGCGCTCACCATCGACACCGCGTGCAGTTCCTCGCTCGTGGCCTTGCGCCTGGCGTGCGAGGCACTGCGCAGCGGCGAATGCGACCTGGCGCTCGCGGGCGGAGTGACCGTGATGAGCACCCCGCAGATCTTCGTCGAGTTCAGTCGCCTCAACGGGCTCGCGGCCGACGGCCGCTGCAAGAGCTTCGCCGACGACGCCGACGGGACGAGCTGGGCGGAAGGCTGCGGCGTCCTCGTGCTCAAGCGGCTCTCGGACGCGAGGCGTGACGGTGACCGGGTACTGGCCGTCGTACGGGGCACCGCCATGAACCAGGACGGCCGCAGTCAGGGGCTCACGGCGCCGAACGGCCTCGCGCAGCAGCGCGTGCTGCGCAGTGCGTTGGCCGACGGCGGACTGGCCCCGGCCGACATCGACGCCGTCGAGGCGCACGCCACCGGCACCGTGCTCGGCGATCCCATCGAGGCCGGTGCCCTTGCCGCAGTGTTCTCGGGCCGCGTACGACCCTTGCGGCTGGGATCGGCCAAGTCCAACATCGGCCACGCTCAGGCGGCCTCCGGCGTCATCGGCGTCATCAAGATGGTGATGGCGCTCCAGCACGAGTTGCTGCCCCGCACTCTCCACGTGGACAAGCCGAACACCCGGATCGACTGGACCGGCGGCGAACTGGAGCTCCTGCGGCAGCCGAGGCAGTGGCCACGGACACGGCGGGTGCGCCGTGCCGGCATCAGCTCGTTCGGTATCAGTGGCACGAACACACACGTCATCATCGAAGAAGCACCGGCGGCCGTCGTCGCGGACCGGCCCGGCGACGATCTCGTCCACCCCTTGGTGATCTCGGGCACCGACCCGGCCGCCCTGCGTGCGCAGGCCCAGCACTGGGCCGAGTGGCTCGACGCGCGGCCCTCCGCGTCGATGCGGGACATCGCCCACACCTCCGCCGTCGGCCGTACGCACTTCGACGCGCGCGCCGTGGTCTTCGCGGGCGACGCCCTGGATGCTGCCGAAGCCCTGCGGGCGGTCGAGCCCGGCTCCGGCTCCGGCACCGCGCGGGGGAAGACCGCCTTCGTCTTCGGCGGTCAGGACGCGCAGCCGTCAGGGACGAGCGGGGAACTGCTGGAGCAGAGCGCGGTGTTCCGCGACACCGTGGCGGAGTGCGACGCGGTCCTCTCGCCGTTGACCGGCTGGTCCGTGCTGAAGGTGTTGCGCGGCGAGGAGGACGTGACCGGCGTGGATGTGCTGCCGTGCACGCTGTTCGCGACACACCTCGGACGTGCGGCGCTGTGGCGCAGTTGGGGTGTGGAGCCGACGGCGGTGGTGGGCGACGTGCAGGGCGAGGTCGCCGCCGCGGTGGTGAGCGGGGCGTTGAGCTTGGAGGACGGCGCCCGCGTCGTCGCCCTTCGCGCTCGCGCGCGCTCGGGGGACGCGGTCGGCGGTGCGATGTCAGGGATTGTCCCTGCCCGGACCTCGGTCCCCTTTTACTCGGGCCGGACGGGCGAGGTCGTGCCGGGCCAGGAACTCGGCGGCGACTACTGGTTCCGCGACCTGCCGGAGCCCCTGGGGCTCGACCACGCACGGGAGCGGCTGCGCGGCGCGGGCTTCGGCGTGTTCGTCGAGGTCGGCCCGCCCTCCGAAGGTGCCTCGGGCGGGGTGGACGGGCTCTGGCGAGCGGCCGCCACGTTGTTCGAGCGGGGCTTCCCTCTGGACTGGGAGCGGGTCCTCGGGTCCCGTGGCGTTGGAAAGGCCGACATCCCGACGTACGCGTTCCAACGCCAACGCTTCTGGCTCGGCGGGGTTCCGGCCGGGCCCGTCTCGGTGACGGCGGGCCGGTCCGCGGACGGTCACCCGTGGTTCGATGCGATCACGACTCTCGCCGGCGGCGGCGGTCACCTGTTCACGGGCCGGTTGTCGCTCGACGAGAGCCCGTGGCTGGCCGATCACGTCGTCCAGGGGCAGGTCTACGTGCCGGGCGCGGGCTTGCTCGACGCCGCGCTGTTCGCCGCCCGGACGGCAGGTGCCGACGCTGTGGCAGACCTGACGCTGCTGGAGCCGGTCGTCCTCCTGCCGGGCCGTACGCTGCGGATCCAGGCCACCGTCGGCGATCCGGACACGCACGGACGGCGCCCCTTCGCGTTCTACAGCCAGCCTGAGGATCCCGAGGCCCCCGAGGACACGGATGGGCCGCTGAGCTGGCAGCGGCACGCGACGGGAGAGTGCGTGACCCGCGCGTGCGTCGACGCCACGTTGCCGCCGCCGGACATGGGGAACTGGCCGGTGCCCGATGCCCGGGTCCTCGACGTCGAAGCCTTCTACGGACGAGCCCTCGCCAACGGGCTCGACTACGGCCCCGCTTTCCGAGGACTGCGCGAACTCGCCTGCCGCGACGGCGTCTACCACGCGCGGGTCTCCCTTTCGGCCGCACTGGATCCGGCCGACCACGGCTTGCATCCGTCACTGTTCGACGCGGCACTGCAGGTCGTCGTCGCCGGTCTGATGGAGGCGGGTGCGGCTCCCGGGCCGCTCGTCCCGTTCATCTGGTCGGACGTCGAGCTGTACCGTGCCGCAGGCCGACAGCTGACCGTGCGAGTGTCGTTCGAGCCGGGCGGGGGCGGGGGCCTCGCGGCGGCCACCGTATGCCTGGCCGACCCGGAGGGCCATCTGGTGGCCCGGATCGGCGGGCTCACCTTCCAGCACGGCAGGCGTCGCGGACACCCGTCCACCGAGCACCTCTACCGGGTGGGCTTCGACGTCGTGGACCCCGTGGTCGAAACCTCCGGCCCTGCGGGCACTCTCGTGGTCGGTGACGCGGAGTTGGGTGCGGGGCTCGGCGCCGACGTCGTACCCGACCTGGACGCCCTCGTGAAGCGGCTCGACGACCGGGCGGATGCGCCTCGGCGACTGCTGTTCGCGCTGGCTGACGGCGCGTCCGCCCCGTCGTACGACGCGGAACGCAGCGCCGCAGAAGCGCTGCGGACGCTTCAGGTGTGCCTCGGCGATGCCCGGCTCCAGGACGCGGAACTCATCTGGATCACCCGTGACGCGGTGTCGTCGAGCCCCGCCGATCAGGTGGGGAACTGGGTCCATGCCTCGGTGTGGGGCATGGTGCGCACGGCCCGCACGGAACAACCCGAGCGCTTCCTGCGCCTGATCGACCTCGGTCCCGGCACCCCGGACCTCCGGCTCCTGGCGCGCGTGATCGAGACCGGCGGCGAGCCGGAGTGCGTGCTGCGCGGCGAGACCGCCCTCGTGCCACGGGCAAGGCCGACCGTCGGCGAGGTCGACGCGCTCGTCCTGCCGGACGAAGGCGGCTGGCACGTGCATCGGCGGGAAGACGATCAGCTGGATGTCATCACCGCCACGCACGACGAGGGCGCGCCGGAGCCGGTCGGGCCGCAGGACGTCCGCGTCAGGGTGCGCGCCGCCGCGATGAGCCCGGAGCGCACACAGGTCCTGGAGTTCGCGGGGACTGTCATGGAGGTCGGCAGCGGCGTCACCTCCCTGCACGCGGGCGACCGGGTCACGGGCAGTGCGGCAGGCGCGCTCGGCGATCAGATCAGCGTGGACGGTGCCGCCCTCAGGCCGATGCCCGCGCACCTCACCTTCGCGCAGGCGGCCGCTGAGCCTTCCCCTCACGGTGCGCCGCAGGACAAGGGGACGTTCACCGCCTTCGACGTACGCGACGCGCCGTATGCACTGCGCCACGCGCAGCAGAACGCCGCGCACAAGACCGTGTTGACCTTGCCGCGCCGCCTCGACCCGGACGGCACGGTGCTGATCACCGGCGGTCTCGGCGAGCTCGGCAGCGCGCTCGCCGCGCACCTGGTCCGCGCGCACGGAGCGCGGCGGCTCGTACTGCTGTCGCGGCGCGGTGGCAACGCCCCCGAAGCCGCCTCGTTCGTGCGGGAGCTCGAAGCCGCGGGCGCCGAGCGAGTGGACCTGGTCGCGGGCGACGTCGCGGACCGGGCCGCAGTGGCCGCGGTACTGGAGGGGATCCACCCGCGCCACCCCCTCACGGCCGTGTTCCACCTCGCGGGCGTGCTCGACGACGGCCTGGTGCAGGGCTTTACCGCAGAGCGGCTGCACCGGGTGATGGCGCCCAAGGTCCAGGGCGCTCGCCTGCTGGACGAGTTGACCGAGCGGCTGGACCTGGCTGCGTTCGTCCTCTTCTCCTCGGCGGCCGGAACGCTGGGCACCGCAGGACAGAGCGGGTACGCCGCGGCGAACGCGACGCTCGACGCCCTGGCGGCGAACCGACGCAAGCGGGGTCTGGCCGGACTCAGCCTCGCTTTCGGGCTCTGGGAACAGGCCGGAGTGGGCATGACCGCCCACCTCGGCAAGGCGGAGCTGGGACGGCTGCGGCGTCAGGGGATCGGTGCCCTGACCCTGGCCGAGGGCCTGCACGCCCTGGACGTCGCACTGGCGCGGCCCGAGACCCAGCTGATGCCCGTACGGCTGGAACTGGCCTCGTTGCGCCACGCGCTCGGCGACGCACCAGCACCTCCCTTGCTGCGCGGCTTGGTGCGGCGCACAACGGAGGGACGCCGAGCCGAAGCCCCCGAGACAGCACAGTCGTTCGATACGCGGATGGCGGACGCCTCCGCAGCCGAACGCCCGGCTCTGCTGCTGGACCTCGTCCGCAGCGAGGTCGCCGGCGTGCTCGGCCTGCCCGGACCCGACAGCGTGCCGGCCGACAGAGCGCTGCGTTCCCTCGGGATCGACTCGCTCACCATGGTCGAGTTGCGCAAGCGCCTCGCCAAGCGGCTGAACGTCACGCTGCCCGCCACCCTGGTGTTCGACTACCCGACCGCCGACGCCATCGTCGGGCTCCTGCTCCACGATGCCACCCCCCTGAGAGGGAACGAGAAGTGA